A window from Luteibacter flocculans encodes these proteins:
- a CDS encoding methyl-accepting chemotaxis protein — MKKFKFKIPALTVRGRLYGVVGMLSLMLIGGAAIGLGALHFQNEGMRRIYEEEVVPAEMLARINQMSLMSFVVLGEAAAKVGSPDQVKQKVAEFQKFQDETNKAKAEFVKVPMSADVKKLYDKWQATNSDYDQAKSDMVDALNEGDQGASDVLELQVRPLLMDRQSHLGALIKMKGDEASSIYAAESSQYKMVRAICVAALSIGLALSLLIAVLVVRSILRTLAQTVAVAHLIAEGKLGHDIQVTRNDELGQLQGAFRAMDERLSAIVSEVRHGAGSVSTAAQQISRGNDDLSQRTQEQASSLEETASSMEEMTSTVKQNAENASHANQLARGAREQAEQGGAVVAQTVVAMREINTSSKKISDIVSLIDEIAFQTNLLALNAAVEAARAGEQGRGFAVVATEVRNLAQRSANAAKEIKGLINDSASKVKTGSELVDQSGKALAEIVESVKKVTDIVAEIAAASSEQSAGIDQVNHAVLQMDEMTQQNAALVEESAAAARAMHEQATELSRQVAFFQISGHASQAPAAKAARKDAAKEEMETVFAAVRSAPAPRASRQAEPADAGAWKEF, encoded by the coding sequence ATGAAGAAGTTCAAGTTCAAGATCCCCGCCTTGACTGTCCGTGGCCGCCTGTACGGCGTCGTCGGCATGCTCTCCTTGATGCTCATTGGCGGCGCCGCCATCGGCCTGGGCGCGCTGCACTTCCAGAACGAAGGCATGCGCCGTATCTACGAGGAAGAAGTCGTCCCGGCGGAGATGCTCGCACGCATCAATCAGATGTCGCTGATGTCGTTCGTGGTGCTCGGCGAGGCTGCCGCCAAGGTGGGCAGCCCCGACCAGGTGAAGCAGAAGGTCGCCGAATTCCAGAAGTTCCAGGACGAGACGAACAAGGCCAAGGCCGAGTTCGTGAAGGTGCCGATGTCGGCCGACGTGAAGAAGCTCTACGACAAATGGCAGGCCACCAATAGCGACTATGATCAGGCCAAGTCGGACATGGTCGATGCGCTGAACGAGGGCGACCAGGGCGCATCCGACGTGCTCGAACTGCAGGTTCGTCCGTTGTTGATGGACCGCCAGTCTCATCTTGGTGCGTTGATCAAGATGAAGGGCGACGAGGCATCCAGCATCTATGCCGCGGAGTCCTCGCAGTACAAGATGGTCCGCGCGATCTGCGTCGCTGCGTTGTCGATCGGCCTCGCGCTGTCGCTGCTGATCGCGGTGCTGGTCGTTCGCTCGATTCTGCGCACGCTGGCTCAGACCGTCGCCGTCGCCCACCTGATTGCCGAGGGCAAGCTCGGTCACGACATCCAGGTCACGCGCAACGACGAACTCGGCCAGTTGCAGGGGGCGTTCCGCGCGATGGACGAGCGCCTCAGCGCCATCGTGTCCGAAGTGCGCCACGGCGCAGGCTCGGTCAGCACGGCCGCGCAGCAGATTTCCCGCGGTAACGACGATCTGTCGCAGCGTACGCAGGAACAGGCGTCGAGCCTCGAGGAAACGGCCTCGTCGATGGAGGAAATGACCTCCACGGTGAAGCAGAACGCCGAGAATGCCAGCCACGCGAACCAGCTGGCGCGCGGTGCCCGCGAGCAGGCAGAGCAAGGTGGCGCGGTGGTCGCGCAGACGGTCGTCGCCATGCGCGAGATCAACACCTCCAGCAAGAAGATTTCCGACATCGTCAGCCTGATCGACGAGATCGCCTTCCAGACCAATCTGCTGGCGCTGAACGCGGCGGTGGAAGCGGCGCGTGCGGGCGAGCAGGGTCGCGGCTTTGCGGTGGTCGCGACCGAGGTGCGCAACCTCGCGCAGCGTTCGGCGAATGCGGCCAAGGAGATCAAGGGTCTCATCAACGACAGCGCGAGCAAGGTCAAGACGGGCTCGGAGCTGGTCGACCAGTCGGGCAAGGCGCTCGCCGAAATCGTGGAGAGCGTGAAGAAGGTGACCGACATCGTCGCCGAGATCGCTGCTGCCAGTTCGGAACAGTCGGCCGGTATCGATCAGGTCAACCACGCCGTGCTGCAGATGGACGAGATGACACAGCAGAACGCGGCGCTGGTGGAAGAATCCGCCGCCGCGGCGCGCGCCATGCACGAGCAGGCGACCGAGCTGAGCCGTCAGGTCGCGTTCTTCCAGATCTCGGGCCATGCGTCCCAGGCGCCGGCTGCCAAGGCCGCGCGCAAGGATGCCGCCAAGGAAGAAATGGAAACCGTCTTCGCTGCCGTGCGCAGCGCCCCGGCGCCTCGTGCGTCGCGCCAGGCGGAACCGGCCGACGCCGGCGCCTGGAAGGAGTTCTGA
- a CDS encoding CheR family methyltransferase produces the protein MNALVNHGEAAGMAGAGGPNLGEAEFAFLREFVLQHCGIALGDHKRQLVQGRLLRRLRALGLPGFGAYCDLLRRDPASELGELASCISTNVTSFFREMHHYDMLVDELLPRWLEEKRGGGRLRIWSAGCSTGEEPYAIAMVLAEAIERTGSSVDAKILATDLSPQALEAARKGVYPVDRLGGVSDARRKRWFLRGEGSFDGYAQVHPRLRELVTIQPLNLLHEWPMQGRFDAIFCRNVVIYFDKPTKQRLFSRYAGMLESRGYLFLGHSESMYGLSDDFDLIGRTVYRKRT, from the coding sequence ATGAATGCGCTCGTCAACCACGGCGAAGCCGCCGGAATGGCGGGCGCCGGAGGGCCTAACCTCGGCGAAGCCGAGTTCGCCTTCCTTCGTGAATTCGTACTGCAACACTGCGGCATCGCGCTCGGCGATCACAAGCGGCAATTGGTCCAGGGGCGTCTGCTACGCCGCCTGCGCGCGCTGGGTCTTCCCGGTTTCGGCGCGTACTGCGACCTCCTGCGCCGCGATCCGGCATCGGAGCTGGGCGAGTTGGCGAGCTGCATCAGCACGAACGTCACCTCGTTCTTCCGCGAGATGCATCACTACGACATGCTCGTGGACGAACTGCTGCCGCGTTGGCTCGAAGAGAAGCGCGGCGGTGGCCGGCTGCGCATCTGGTCCGCCGGTTGCTCCACGGGCGAGGAACCGTACGCCATCGCGATGGTGCTCGCCGAAGCGATCGAGCGAACAGGCAGCAGCGTGGATGCGAAGATCCTCGCCACCGATCTGTCGCCGCAGGCACTGGAAGCCGCGCGCAAGGGCGTCTATCCGGTGGATCGCCTCGGCGGTGTGAGCGATGCGCGTCGCAAGCGCTGGTTCCTGCGTGGCGAAGGCTCGTTCGACGGGTATGCGCAGGTGCATCCACGTCTGCGCGAGCTGGTCACCATCCAGCCGCTGAACCTTCTGCACGAGTGGCCGATGCAGGGTCGCTTCGATGCGATCTTCTGCCGCAACGTCGTTATCTATTTCGACAAGCCCACCAAACAGCGTCTGTTCTCGCGCTATGCGGGCATGCTGGAAAGTCGCGGTTACCTGTTCCTCGGGCATTCGGAGTCGATGTACGGCCTGTCCGACGACTTCGACCTCATCGGCCGCACCGTCTACCGGAAACGCACATGA
- the cheD gene encoding chemoreceptor glutamine deamidase CheD yields MSDAYAIQPRTFAGFDPKSVLPGFEHVRRFWDPAQEVVTVKILPGEYYVSVQEEMISTVLGSCVSACVRDARRRIGGMNHFMLPEPAGERDGWSSTVGRAARYGNDAMEQLINAILKAGGKRDDLEVKIFGGGRVLATMTDIGQRNIAFVQRYIATEKLKLCAADVGDIYPRQVQFFPVSGKVRVRQLRSMHDHSLADREKRYLKRLADDPITGEVELF; encoded by the coding sequence ATGAGCGATGCGTACGCGATTCAGCCTCGTACCTTCGCCGGATTCGATCCGAAGAGCGTGCTGCCGGGCTTCGAACACGTGCGCCGTTTCTGGGATCCGGCGCAGGAAGTGGTCACGGTCAAGATCCTGCCGGGCGAGTACTACGTCAGCGTGCAGGAGGAAATGATCTCCACCGTGCTGGGCTCGTGTGTCTCTGCCTGCGTGCGCGATGCGCGCCGCCGCATCGGTGGCATGAATCACTTCATGCTGCCCGAGCCGGCAGGCGAGCGGGACGGCTGGAGTTCCACCGTGGGTCGTGCCGCACGCTACGGCAACGACGCCATGGAGCAATTGATCAACGCGATCCTCAAGGCCGGCGGCAAGCGCGACGACCTCGAGGTAAAGATCTTCGGCGGCGGGCGTGTGCTCGCCACCATGACGGACATCGGCCAGCGCAACATCGCTTTCGTGCAGCGCTACATCGCCACGGAAAAGCTGAAGCTCTGCGCGGCCGACGTGGGCGACATCTACCCGCGCCAGGTCCAGTTTTTTCCGGTGAGCGGCAAGGTGCGCGTGCGCCAGCTTCGCTCCATGCACGACCACAGTCTGGCCGATCGCGAGAAGCGATACCTCAAGCGATTGGCTGACGATCCGATAACGGGAGAGGTGGAACTGTTTTGA
- a CDS encoding protein-glutamate methylesterase/protein-glutamine glutaminase: MQKVRVLIVDDSALVRKVLSTMLESDPGIEVVGTAADPLIAREKIKQLNPDVLTLDVEMPRMDGLTFLENLMRLRPMPVVMVSTLTERGADVTLRALELGAVDFFTKPSADLANTFMEHAPEICAKVRLAAGAKPRERSSVAKLDVAPRLSADAVLPRAQTAGSRGGTRIIAIGASTGGTEAIRVVLEAMPPTAPPIVITQHIPAAFSGPFAARMDTCSAMRVCEARDGQPIQPGHAYIAPGSQHLLVMWDGARHVCRLHDGPPVNRHKPAVDVLFRSMAASVGAATIACLLTGMGDDGARGLGELKEIGAPTLVQDEASSVVWGMPGAAWKAGAASEMLPLDAIAARLLALAQTPVSAAARVGT; this comes from the coding sequence ATGCAGAAAGTACGCGTTCTCATCGTCGACGATTCGGCCCTGGTGCGTAAGGTGCTGTCGACCATGCTCGAGTCCGATCCGGGCATCGAGGTGGTGGGCACGGCCGCGGACCCGCTGATCGCGCGGGAGAAGATCAAGCAGCTCAATCCCGACGTGCTCACGCTGGACGTCGAGATGCCGCGCATGGACGGTCTCACCTTCCTAGAAAACCTGATGCGCCTGCGCCCGATGCCGGTGGTGATGGTGTCCACGCTCACCGAGCGCGGCGCCGACGTCACGCTGCGCGCGCTGGAACTCGGTGCGGTCGATTTCTTCACCAAGCCGTCGGCCGACCTCGCCAACACGTTCATGGAGCACGCGCCGGAGATCTGCGCGAAGGTGCGCCTGGCCGCCGGTGCGAAGCCGCGCGAGCGCAGCTCCGTTGCCAAGCTGGACGTGGCGCCGCGCCTTTCGGCCGACGCCGTGTTGCCGCGTGCTCAGACCGCAGGCAGTCGCGGTGGTACGCGCATCATCGCGATCGGTGCATCCACCGGCGGTACCGAGGCCATCCGTGTCGTGCTGGAGGCCATGCCGCCGACCGCACCGCCGATCGTCATCACCCAGCACATTCCCGCCGCCTTCAGTGGCCCGTTCGCGGCACGCATGGACACCTGCTCCGCGATGCGCGTCTGCGAAGCACGCGACGGCCAGCCCATTCAGCCCGGCCACGCGTACATCGCCCCCGGCAGCCAGCATCTGCTGGTGATGTGGGACGGTGCGCGTCACGTGTGCCGTCTCCATGACGGCCCGCCCGTGAACCGGCACAAGCCGGCCGTGGACGTGCTGTTCCGCTCCATGGCCGCCAGTGTCGGCGCCGCCACCATCGCCTGCCTGCTGACCGGCATGGGCGACGATGGCGCGCGCGGCCTCGGTGAGCTGAAAGAGATCGGCGCGCCGACCCTCGTCCAGGACGAAGCCAGTTCCGTGGTGTGGGGCATGCCCGGCGCCGCCTGGAAGGCCGGTGCCGCGAGCGAGATGTTGCCGCTGGACGCCATTGCCGCGCGCCTTCTCGCGCTTGCCCAAACCCCCGTGTCCGCCGCCGCCCGCGTCGGCACCTGA